In one window of Bemisia tabaci chromosome 4, PGI_BMITA_v3 DNA:
- the rols gene encoding protein TANC2 isoform X2 — protein sequence MLPYASDLAAIRKLLEVESGCGSAGGVCPTCKMPFDKGKKRKLIDTCGHERCYSCMFRNERCPLCVAQETTPMPVAKKMTGFTPPPTPMRNSQLDLHADSTEQCPPPQYSCRPKPKLASVMRSYDGENWPSAPSRLPRPTRSILENGPMTQSCPTPPQSRRRFFLSPKTMRSPFALRGNKVQSVDSNGLSDEEAGSLKGSEKEQDPKKSSQNDLYMRLGLLLGEGGPTPLRPFRSGPQASSRGGDSVCSLTSLEANTLASDNTSPISTLTGSSEVEVHSHSHEEKKQPLTDSVGSLMSMSSHSCSSSPLARRHSITNLQRHDYHEDQNVNRYSRRAKQLRSMRSHKGLADPKACFAHHKSQQLASLKPLTLKPLFFQVPLEDPNPLFLGRDWLVNEIEETLSSSSPAVIIHGLSGGGKTALILQLVKSSCFGQSKESSNIDPCTCNIKDRPASPSSLQSINCQVNLVPEKIKQLAQHVVAYHFCQVDNNITCLVPEFIHSVAAQMCQAPQLTAYKEYLQNETHLQNVLSMKECIADPDEALIRGVIEPLCILRRIGKIPAGQTCVILVDALCEAEYHQPDVGDTIGSFLAKHLVQFPSWLKVVATVKSDIMESIPSFSAQKISLDEGSTNTEHIHKDLLGFINHQVLNSTLIQNNLVQGAAGQLRFCQHLLKLTKGSFMFAKLILDLFEKGQLVAKSASYKVLPVTLSEIYLLHCNLRFPSTQSFEKVCGILSVCLAALYPLTLIEIYYSVNALNRSNFVPWDEFLQRFKLLSGFLVKRIDNTYMFFHPSFREWLIKGLDGETHKFICDLRAGHAGIAFRLSRLQTPLDAERTLELGHHILKAHIYKNMTLHKNSPRDLQSHWVALSSKDVSEALCYIRNIYSPNVKVSRLLLLSGASPDHITNLLGSAPALCLFAQEGMTEMVGMLLEFGASINLANNQGSTALCLAASNGHTAVVRQLVAAGAALGRTDTSGRCALVHAARNGHLEVIAYLLACDWVLTTDRKLNVSSTCSNEVELEKATQQALVAAASQGHIEIVEYLLDLASVKPDEPDSLTGETALTLASCRGDVNLCSVLLNRNASIDAVNCKNKSPLMLAAREGHWAVVERLLQHLAPIEQTDDQGRTPLILAAGEGHVGILELLLEKGANVEHEDTDGMTALTWASMRGRMQAAQCLLDHGALINCADKTGRSPLDLAAAQGNPNLVQLLIDRGAMIEHVDVHGMRPLDRAVSCRNLPVVQCFLRKGAKLGPMTWQLSSGRPDILLVLLNKLLEDGNFLFRRGHLKDAAHRYNYALNKFPSVDKLDSTFKQLRVNFLLNYSRCKRKMNDPKEAVELASQVLKFRQDSFEAYYARAKAKIDLRLLDDAASDIEEALHLVPFSNKQVHHALRKLQDDIKVMSCQTSIGNFSQSETSL from the exons ATCTCGCGGCCATCAGGAAACTGCTGGAGGTGGAGAGCGGTTGCGGGAGTGCGGGCGGCGTCTGCCCCACCTGCAAGATGCCTTTTGACAAAGGCAAAAAAAGGAAGCTCATCGACACCTGCGGCCACGAGCGTTGCTACTCTTGCATGTTCCGCAACGAAAGATGTCCATTGTGTGTCGCCCAGGAGACCACTC CCATGCCGGTAGCCAAGAAGATGACCGGATTCACTCCACCCCCAACGCCTATGCGCAACTCTCAGCTAGATCTCCACGCGGACAGCACGGAGCAGTGCCCGCCCCCACAATACTCATGTCGTCCTAAGCCAAAACTAGCATCTGTC aTGAGAAGTTATGATGGTGAAAATTGGCCATCCGCTCCAAGTCGCCTGCCACGACCTACCAGGTCAATACTCGAAAATGGTCCTATGACACAAA GCTGCCCTACTCCACCTCAAAGCAGAAGAAGGTTCTTCCTAAGTCCTAAAACTATGAGGAGTCCTTTTGCTTTGCGAGGCAACAAAGTTCAATCCGTAGACAGCAATGGTCTTTCag ATGAAGAAGCAGGGTCCTTGAAGGGATCAGAGAAAGAACAAGATCCAAAAAAGTCGAGCCAAAACGATTTGTATATGCGTCTGGGACTGTTATTGGGAGAGGGAGGGCCTACTCCGCTGCGTCCATTTCGCAGTGGTCCTCAGGCTTCAAGCCGAGGTGGTGATTCTGTCTGCTCGCTTACCAGCCTGGAAGCCAACACCCTTGCCTCAGACAACACGAGCCCAATTTCAACGTTAACAGGCTCCTCAGAGGTGGAGGTTCACTCCCACAGCCATGAAGAGAAGAAACAGCCTCTGACTGACAGTGTCGGATCTCTGATGTCAATGTCCAGCCATAGTTGCTCGTCCAGCCCTCTTGCCAGGAGGCACTCCATCACCA ATTTACAGCGACATGATTACCATGAAGATCAGAATGTGAACAGGTATTCCAGGCGGGCAAAACAGCTTCGATCTATGAGGTCTCACAAAGGACTTGCAGACCCCAAAG cttgTTTTGCACATCATAAATCCCAGCAGCTCGCCAGCTTGAAGCCTCTAACGCTGAAGCCTTTGTTCTTTCAAGTGCCTCTTGAGGACCCGAATCCTCTGTTCCTGGGTCGTGATTGGTTAGTGAATGAAATTGAAGAAACTCTAAGTTCCAGCTCGCCGGCTGTTATTATCCATGGATTAAGTGGGGGCGGTAAAACTGCTCTCATTTTGCAACTCGTCAAGAGTTCATGTTTTGGACAGTCAAAAGAGTCTTCAAACATag atcCCTGCACGTGCAATATTAAAGATAGGCCAGCTTCTCCCTCTAGTCTTCAATCAATCAACTGCCAAGTTAATCTAGtccctgaaaaaataaagcagcTAGCTCAACATGTGGTTGCATATCATTTCTGTCAG GTTGACAATAATATTACATGTTTAGTTCCTGAATTTATCCATTCAGTAGCAGCGCAGATGTGTCAGGCGCCACAGCTAACGGCTTACAAAGAATATTTGCAAAACGAAACACATCTTCAG aatgtgCTGTCGATGAAAGAGTGTATAGCAGACCCTGACGAGGCTTTGATCCGCGGTGTAATAGAGCCGTTGTGTATTTTAAGACGCATCGGAAAAATCCCTGCTGGTCAAACATGCGTTATACTTGTGGATGCTCTTTGTGAAGCAGAGTATCATCAACCAGATGTAGGTGACACCATCGGCTCATTTTTAGCTAAACATTTAGTTCAATTCCCATCATGGCTCAAAGTTGTTGCAACGGTTAAATCTGACATTATGGAAAGCATCCCCAGTTTTTCTGCTCAAAAGATAAG CCTTGATGAAGGTTCTACCAACACCGAGCATATCCACAAAGATCTTTTAGGCTTCATCAATCATCAGGTCCTAAATAGCACTTTAATCCAAAATAATTTAGTGCAAGGTGCGGCAGGGCAACTTAGATTCTGCCAACACTTACTTAAATTGACGAAAGGCTCCTTTATGTTCGCTAAATTGATACTGGATCTATTTGAAAAAGGACAGCTTGTGGCAAAGTCTGCAAGTTATAAGGTGCTGCCTGTAACTCTGAGCGAGATTTATCTTCTTCATTGCAATCTGCGATTCCCATCAACTCAGTCTTTTGAGAAG GTTTGCGGTATTTTAAGTGTATGTCTTGCTGCACTTTATCCTTTGACACTGATCGAAATATATTACTCAGTCAATGCCCTCAATCGAAGTAATTTTGTTCCATGGGATGAGTTTCTACAACGCTTCAAG CTGCTGTCGGGATTTCTAGTAAAAAGAATTGACAATACTTACATGTTTTTCCACCCTTCATTCAGGGAGTGGCTCATCAAAGGTCTTGATGGAGAAACCCATAAATTTATCTGTGATCTCAg AGCTGGACATGCTGGCATTGCATTCAGACTCTCTCGTCTGCAGACACCCCTGGATGCAGAACGAACATTGGAACTAGGACATCACATTTTAAAGGCCCACATATACAAGAACATGACTCTTCACAAAAACTCACCTCGAGATCTGCAATCACATTGGGTCGCCCTATCCTCCAAGGATGTTTCTGAGGCATTATGCTATATAAGAAATATTTATAGCCCGAACGTCAAG GTATCACGCCTTTTACTGCTCTCTGGTGCATCCCCAGATCACATCACAAATCTCCTTGGCAGTGCTCCAGCTCTGTGCCTGTTTGCTCAAGAAGGCATGACAGAGATGGTCGGAATGCTCCTTGAATTCGGTGCATCCATCAACTTGGCTAACAACCAAGGCTCCACCGCGCTGTGCCTGGCTGCAAGCAACGGGCATACAGCTGTTGTTCGCCAATTGGTGGCAGCAGGAGCTGCCCTTGGCAGAACGGATACCTCCGGAAG gtgtgCTTTAGTTCATGCTGCCCGCAATGGACATCTAGAAGTTATCGCCTATCTTCTAGCCTGTGACTGGGTACTCACAACTGATAGGAAACTGAATGTGTCTTCAACATGCTCAAATGAAGTAGAACTTGAGAAAGCTACTCAACAAGCGCTGGTAGCAGCTGCCTCGCAAGGACATATTGAG ATTGTAGAGTATTTATTAGATTTGGCTTCTGTGAAACCTGATGAGCCTGATTCATTGACTGGAGAAACTGCTCTTACATTGGCATCTTGCAGAGGAGATGTCAATCTATGCTCTGTTCTATTGAATCGAAATGCCAGTATCGATGCTGTCAATTGCAAG AATAAATCTCCATTGATGTTGGCGGCGAGAGAAGGGCACTGGGCAGTGGTTGAGCGGCTGCTTCAACACTTGGCACCTATAGAACAAACAGATGATCAAGGACGGACTCCTTTGATTCTGGCAGCAGGGGAAGGGCATGTTGGAATTCTGGAGCTGCTGCTAGAAAAAG gtGCTAATGTAGAGCATGAAGATACAGATGGAATGACAGCTCTTACGTGGGCAAGTATGCGTGGAAGAATGCAAGCAGCCCAGTGTCTTTTAGACCATGGAGCTCTAATTAATTGCGCCGACAAAACAGGTCGATCACCTCTAGACCTAGCTGCTGCACAAGGAAATCCAAATCTTGTACAG CTTTTAATTGATCGGGGTGCCATGATAGAACATGTTGATGTGCATGGAATGCGGCCTCTAGATAGAGCAGTCAGCTGCCGAAATCTGCCTGTCGTTCAGTGTTTCCTCCGCAAAGGTGCTAAATTGGGACCAATGACCTGGCAGTTGTCCTCTGGCAGACCTGATATCCT GTTGGTGCTATTAAACAAACTGTTGGAAGATGGAAACTTCCTTTTCAGGAGAGGGCATTTAAAAGACGCTGCTCATCGTTACAACTATGCTTTGAACAAATTCCCATCAGTGGATAAATTAGATTCCACTTTCAAGCAATTAAGGGTCAACTTTCTTCTCAACTATTCAAGGTGTAAAAGGAAAATGAAt gatcCCAAAGAAGCTGTAGAGCTTGCCtctcaagttttaaaatttagacaAGACTCGTTTGAAGCATATTATGCACGTGCAAAGGCAAAAATTGACCTAAG GCTACTGGATGATGCTGCAAGTGATATTGAAGAAGCTTTACATCTGGTGCCGTTCAGCAATAAGCAAGTTCATCACGCTCTAAGGAAATTGCAAGATGACATCAAAGTTatgagttgccaaacttctattGGAAATTTCAGCCAGTCAGAAACAAGCctttaa
- the Sirt2 gene encoding NAD-dependent protein deacetylase sirtuin-2: protein MTSPSSTEVSSVKPKVESPGSSSDEEDEIYKRFASLNVGVKPEENSESVLDEVSIDGIIKFIKDKKCKNIITLAGAGISTSAGIPDFRSKGSGLYHNLQKYNLPYPDAIFDINYFQSNPQPFFSLAKELFPGMFKPTPSHYLIRLLHEKNLLLRHYTQNIDTLERVAGIPEEKIVEAHGTFYTSHCIDCRKEYSLSWMKEFVMTEVIPKCEDCEGVVKPDIVFFGENLPPKFFHSIMEDFPLCDLLIILGSSLVVQPFCTLVDKVPKDCPRLLINREKVGARNPALAFLGLLSGGLKFNEPQNTTDVAWLGDCDDICLEFADKLGWKSELEKMVKEEHARLQKEQSQQKDEIDEKKEESASCLKKVSSSSSKEADKNS, encoded by the exons ATGACTTCGCCATCAA GTACTGAAGTGAGCAGTGTCAAACCAAAAGTAGAATCTCCTGGATCATCATCCGatgaagaggatgaaatttACAAACGTTTCGCGAGTTTGAACGTTGGAGTCAAACCAGAAGAAAACTCTGAATCG gtaCTGGATGAAGTCTCTATCGATGGTATCATTAAGTTTATCAAggacaaaaaatgcaaaaatattatCACTCTAGCTGGTGCTGGCATATCAACAT CTGCTGGAATACCCGACTTCCGCTCAAAAGGCTCTGGCCTTTATCACAATTTGCAGAAGTACAACCTCCCTTACCCAGATGCTATATTTGATATCAATTACTTCCAGTCAAACCCTCAGCCATTTTTCTCCCTCGCCAAGGAACTGTTCCCTGGGATGTTTAAACCAACACCTTCACATTACCTCATTCGATTACTACATGAAAAGAATCTGCTGTTGCGACATTATACTCAG AATATAGACACATTAGAAAGAGTAGCTGGTATAcctgaggaaaaaattgttgaagCTCATGGCACATTTTACACCTCCCATTGCATAGACTGCAGAAAAGAATACTCATTGTCATGGATGAAAG agtTTGTAATGACAGAAGTAATACCAAAATGTGAGGACTGTGAAGGAGTTGTAAAACCAGATATTGTATTCTTCGGAGAGAATTTGCCTCCCAAATTTTTCCACAGTATCATGGAGGACTTTCCCCTTTGTGACTTGTTAATAATACTAGGATCTTCCTTGGTTGTACAGCCATTTTGTACGCTAGTAGACAA agtgccAAAAGACTGTCCACGGTTGTTAATCAACAGAGAAAAAGTTGGAGCCAGGAATCCAGCGTTAGCATTTTTAGGATTATTATCAGGTGGTTTGAAATTCAATGAGCCACAAAACACTACTGATGTCGCTTGGTTGGGTGACTGTGATGATATTTGCCTTGAATTTGCAGATAAATTAGGATGGAAG AGTGAACTAGAGAAAATGGTCAAAGAAGAACATGCCAGACTACAAAAAGAACAGTCACAGCAAAAAGATGAAATAGATGAAAAGAAGGAAGAGAGTGCCTCTTGCttgaaaaaagtttcatcatCCTCCAGCAAAGAAGCAGATAAAAACTCATGA
- the LOC109040979 gene encoding uncharacterized protein, with amino-acid sequence MTAPDCRVSDYMQVFCSWKSASKSIADCIKIQRNSSKVSLDDVVDFERCIQLFANDSSGFAPCTINFKLENNWMITKIAIASEAKIFELYGSGEEYIGTHHAEYIDTIEDMEVFLTEMDVALANECTLKLAKTKNRNCMWVYGIYISVAELNPSPTKPGLDLNKVEERLKTSSQPLTDKAFKCKEFLKMYNSNLPSISHTKVPDPILILKMLEGEFLSSLLSQSDSSNGTSPFPLSSLLSKDSHHTASSERRNSHSSAQESGLCSENEFAMAQTELKYYLDKKMMMLENKLTAMINCKLKSVEEKYSSKVDKILDLLEKMNCVPE; translated from the exons ATGACTGCTCCAGATTGTAGAGTTTCTGATTACATGCAAGTGTTTTGTTCATGGAAAAGTGCCTCAAAAAGTATAGCAGATTGTATCAAAATTCAGAGGAATAG ttccaAAGTTTCCTTAGATGATGTCGTTGACTTTGAAAGATGCATACAATTATTTGCAAATGATAGTTCAGGATTTGCACCTTGCACAATcaattttaaattggaaaataaCTGGATGATCACCAAAATTGCCATAGCTTCTGAG gcTAAAATCTTTGAACTTTATGGCTCAGGGGAGGAGTACATAGGGACTCATCATGCTGAATATATTGATACTATCGAAGATATGGAAGTATTCTTAACTGAAATGGATGTTGCTCTAGCCAATGAATGTACATTGAAG CTTGCCAAGacaaaaaatagaaactgtATGTGGGTATATGGAATTTACATCTCAGTTGCTGAGTTGAACCCCAGTCCAACGAAACCAGGATTGGACCTAAATAAAGTAGAAGAACGTTTGAAAACGTCAAGCCAACCTTTGACGGACAAAGCATTCAAATGTAAAGAATTTTTGAAGATGTACAATTCAAACTTGCCTAGTATATCACACACTAAAGTTCCTGATCCCATACTCATTTTAAAGATGTTGGAAGGTGAATTTCTGAGTTCCTTGCTCTCTCAATCAGATAGTTCTAATGGAACTAGTCCGTTTCCCCTTAGCTCTCTTCTGTCTAAAGATTCTCACCACACCGCTTCCTCCGAACGAAGAAACAGCCATTCTTCTGCTCAAGAAAGTGGCCTTTGCTCTGAAAATGAATTTGCCATGGCACAAACTGAGTTAAAGTATTATTTGGATAAGAAAATGATGATGCTTGAAAATAAGTTGACGGCGATGATAAATTGTAAACTCAAATcagtagaagaaaaatattcatcaaaagtggataaaattcttgatttactAGAAAAAATGAACTGTGTTCCTGAATAA
- the rols gene encoding protein TANC2 isoform X1, whose translation MVHSGDVISLKMETVNDESDVSLDLAAIRKLLEVESGCGSAGGVCPTCKMPFDKGKKRKLIDTCGHERCYSCMFRNERCPLCVAQETTPMPVAKKMTGFTPPPTPMRNSQLDLHADSTEQCPPPQYSCRPKPKLASVMRSYDGENWPSAPSRLPRPTRSILENGPMTQSCPTPPQSRRRFFLSPKTMRSPFALRGNKVQSVDSNGLSDEEAGSLKGSEKEQDPKKSSQNDLYMRLGLLLGEGGPTPLRPFRSGPQASSRGGDSVCSLTSLEANTLASDNTSPISTLTGSSEVEVHSHSHEEKKQPLTDSVGSLMSMSSHSCSSSPLARRHSITNLQRHDYHEDQNVNRYSRRAKQLRSMRSHKGLADPKACFAHHKSQQLASLKPLTLKPLFFQVPLEDPNPLFLGRDWLVNEIEETLSSSSPAVIIHGLSGGGKTALILQLVKSSCFGQSKESSNIDPCTCNIKDRPASPSSLQSINCQVNLVPEKIKQLAQHVVAYHFCQVDNNITCLVPEFIHSVAAQMCQAPQLTAYKEYLQNETHLQNVLSMKECIADPDEALIRGVIEPLCILRRIGKIPAGQTCVILVDALCEAEYHQPDVGDTIGSFLAKHLVQFPSWLKVVATVKSDIMESIPSFSAQKISLDEGSTNTEHIHKDLLGFINHQVLNSTLIQNNLVQGAAGQLRFCQHLLKLTKGSFMFAKLILDLFEKGQLVAKSASYKVLPVTLSEIYLLHCNLRFPSTQSFEKVCGILSVCLAALYPLTLIEIYYSVNALNRSNFVPWDEFLQRFKLLSGFLVKRIDNTYMFFHPSFREWLIKGLDGETHKFICDLRAGHAGIAFRLSRLQTPLDAERTLELGHHILKAHIYKNMTLHKNSPRDLQSHWVALSSKDVSEALCYIRNIYSPNVKVSRLLLLSGASPDHITNLLGSAPALCLFAQEGMTEMVGMLLEFGASINLANNQGSTALCLAASNGHTAVVRQLVAAGAALGRTDTSGRCALVHAARNGHLEVIAYLLACDWVLTTDRKLNVSSTCSNEVELEKATQQALVAAASQGHIEIVEYLLDLASVKPDEPDSLTGETALTLASCRGDVNLCSVLLNRNASIDAVNCKNKSPLMLAAREGHWAVVERLLQHLAPIEQTDDQGRTPLILAAGEGHVGILELLLEKGANVEHEDTDGMTALTWASMRGRMQAAQCLLDHGALINCADKTGRSPLDLAAAQGNPNLVQLLIDRGAMIEHVDVHGMRPLDRAVSCRNLPVVQCFLRKGAKLGPMTWQLSSGRPDILLVLLNKLLEDGNFLFRRGHLKDAAHRYNYALNKFPSVDKLDSTFKQLRVNFLLNYSRCKRKMNDPKEAVELASQVLKFRQDSFEAYYARAKAKIDLRLLDDAASDIEEALHLVPFSNKQVHHALRKLQDDIKVMSCQTSIGNFSQSETSL comes from the exons ATCTCGCGGCCATCAGGAAACTGCTGGAGGTGGAGAGCGGTTGCGGGAGTGCGGGCGGCGTCTGCCCCACCTGCAAGATGCCTTTTGACAAAGGCAAAAAAAGGAAGCTCATCGACACCTGCGGCCACGAGCGTTGCTACTCTTGCATGTTCCGCAACGAAAGATGTCCATTGTGTGTCGCCCAGGAGACCACTC CCATGCCGGTAGCCAAGAAGATGACCGGATTCACTCCACCCCCAACGCCTATGCGCAACTCTCAGCTAGATCTCCACGCGGACAGCACGGAGCAGTGCCCGCCCCCACAATACTCATGTCGTCCTAAGCCAAAACTAGCATCTGTC aTGAGAAGTTATGATGGTGAAAATTGGCCATCCGCTCCAAGTCGCCTGCCACGACCTACCAGGTCAATACTCGAAAATGGTCCTATGACACAAA GCTGCCCTACTCCACCTCAAAGCAGAAGAAGGTTCTTCCTAAGTCCTAAAACTATGAGGAGTCCTTTTGCTTTGCGAGGCAACAAAGTTCAATCCGTAGACAGCAATGGTCTTTCag ATGAAGAAGCAGGGTCCTTGAAGGGATCAGAGAAAGAACAAGATCCAAAAAAGTCGAGCCAAAACGATTTGTATATGCGTCTGGGACTGTTATTGGGAGAGGGAGGGCCTACTCCGCTGCGTCCATTTCGCAGTGGTCCTCAGGCTTCAAGCCGAGGTGGTGATTCTGTCTGCTCGCTTACCAGCCTGGAAGCCAACACCCTTGCCTCAGACAACACGAGCCCAATTTCAACGTTAACAGGCTCCTCAGAGGTGGAGGTTCACTCCCACAGCCATGAAGAGAAGAAACAGCCTCTGACTGACAGTGTCGGATCTCTGATGTCAATGTCCAGCCATAGTTGCTCGTCCAGCCCTCTTGCCAGGAGGCACTCCATCACCA ATTTACAGCGACATGATTACCATGAAGATCAGAATGTGAACAGGTATTCCAGGCGGGCAAAACAGCTTCGATCTATGAGGTCTCACAAAGGACTTGCAGACCCCAAAG cttgTTTTGCACATCATAAATCCCAGCAGCTCGCCAGCTTGAAGCCTCTAACGCTGAAGCCTTTGTTCTTTCAAGTGCCTCTTGAGGACCCGAATCCTCTGTTCCTGGGTCGTGATTGGTTAGTGAATGAAATTGAAGAAACTCTAAGTTCCAGCTCGCCGGCTGTTATTATCCATGGATTAAGTGGGGGCGGTAAAACTGCTCTCATTTTGCAACTCGTCAAGAGTTCATGTTTTGGACAGTCAAAAGAGTCTTCAAACATag atcCCTGCACGTGCAATATTAAAGATAGGCCAGCTTCTCCCTCTAGTCTTCAATCAATCAACTGCCAAGTTAATCTAGtccctgaaaaaataaagcagcTAGCTCAACATGTGGTTGCATATCATTTCTGTCAG GTTGACAATAATATTACATGTTTAGTTCCTGAATTTATCCATTCAGTAGCAGCGCAGATGTGTCAGGCGCCACAGCTAACGGCTTACAAAGAATATTTGCAAAACGAAACACATCTTCAG aatgtgCTGTCGATGAAAGAGTGTATAGCAGACCCTGACGAGGCTTTGATCCGCGGTGTAATAGAGCCGTTGTGTATTTTAAGACGCATCGGAAAAATCCCTGCTGGTCAAACATGCGTTATACTTGTGGATGCTCTTTGTGAAGCAGAGTATCATCAACCAGATGTAGGTGACACCATCGGCTCATTTTTAGCTAAACATTTAGTTCAATTCCCATCATGGCTCAAAGTTGTTGCAACGGTTAAATCTGACATTATGGAAAGCATCCCCAGTTTTTCTGCTCAAAAGATAAG CCTTGATGAAGGTTCTACCAACACCGAGCATATCCACAAAGATCTTTTAGGCTTCATCAATCATCAGGTCCTAAATAGCACTTTAATCCAAAATAATTTAGTGCAAGGTGCGGCAGGGCAACTTAGATTCTGCCAACACTTACTTAAATTGACGAAAGGCTCCTTTATGTTCGCTAAATTGATACTGGATCTATTTGAAAAAGGACAGCTTGTGGCAAAGTCTGCAAGTTATAAGGTGCTGCCTGTAACTCTGAGCGAGATTTATCTTCTTCATTGCAATCTGCGATTCCCATCAACTCAGTCTTTTGAGAAG GTTTGCGGTATTTTAAGTGTATGTCTTGCTGCACTTTATCCTTTGACACTGATCGAAATATATTACTCAGTCAATGCCCTCAATCGAAGTAATTTTGTTCCATGGGATGAGTTTCTACAACGCTTCAAG CTGCTGTCGGGATTTCTAGTAAAAAGAATTGACAATACTTACATGTTTTTCCACCCTTCATTCAGGGAGTGGCTCATCAAAGGTCTTGATGGAGAAACCCATAAATTTATCTGTGATCTCAg AGCTGGACATGCTGGCATTGCATTCAGACTCTCTCGTCTGCAGACACCCCTGGATGCAGAACGAACATTGGAACTAGGACATCACATTTTAAAGGCCCACATATACAAGAACATGACTCTTCACAAAAACTCACCTCGAGATCTGCAATCACATTGGGTCGCCCTATCCTCCAAGGATGTTTCTGAGGCATTATGCTATATAAGAAATATTTATAGCCCGAACGTCAAG GTATCACGCCTTTTACTGCTCTCTGGTGCATCCCCAGATCACATCACAAATCTCCTTGGCAGTGCTCCAGCTCTGTGCCTGTTTGCTCAAGAAGGCATGACAGAGATGGTCGGAATGCTCCTTGAATTCGGTGCATCCATCAACTTGGCTAACAACCAAGGCTCCACCGCGCTGTGCCTGGCTGCAAGCAACGGGCATACAGCTGTTGTTCGCCAATTGGTGGCAGCAGGAGCTGCCCTTGGCAGAACGGATACCTCCGGAAG gtgtgCTTTAGTTCATGCTGCCCGCAATGGACATCTAGAAGTTATCGCCTATCTTCTAGCCTGTGACTGGGTACTCACAACTGATAGGAAACTGAATGTGTCTTCAACATGCTCAAATGAAGTAGAACTTGAGAAAGCTACTCAACAAGCGCTGGTAGCAGCTGCCTCGCAAGGACATATTGAG ATTGTAGAGTATTTATTAGATTTGGCTTCTGTGAAACCTGATGAGCCTGATTCATTGACTGGAGAAACTGCTCTTACATTGGCATCTTGCAGAGGAGATGTCAATCTATGCTCTGTTCTATTGAATCGAAATGCCAGTATCGATGCTGTCAATTGCAAG AATAAATCTCCATTGATGTTGGCGGCGAGAGAAGGGCACTGGGCAGTGGTTGAGCGGCTGCTTCAACACTTGGCACCTATAGAACAAACAGATGATCAAGGACGGACTCCTTTGATTCTGGCAGCAGGGGAAGGGCATGTTGGAATTCTGGAGCTGCTGCTAGAAAAAG gtGCTAATGTAGAGCATGAAGATACAGATGGAATGACAGCTCTTACGTGGGCAAGTATGCGTGGAAGAATGCAAGCAGCCCAGTGTCTTTTAGACCATGGAGCTCTAATTAATTGCGCCGACAAAACAGGTCGATCACCTCTAGACCTAGCTGCTGCACAAGGAAATCCAAATCTTGTACAG CTTTTAATTGATCGGGGTGCCATGATAGAACATGTTGATGTGCATGGAATGCGGCCTCTAGATAGAGCAGTCAGCTGCCGAAATCTGCCTGTCGTTCAGTGTTTCCTCCGCAAAGGTGCTAAATTGGGACCAATGACCTGGCAGTTGTCCTCTGGCAGACCTGATATCCT GTTGGTGCTATTAAACAAACTGTTGGAAGATGGAAACTTCCTTTTCAGGAGAGGGCATTTAAAAGACGCTGCTCATCGTTACAACTATGCTTTGAACAAATTCCCATCAGTGGATAAATTAGATTCCACTTTCAAGCAATTAAGGGTCAACTTTCTTCTCAACTATTCAAGGTGTAAAAGGAAAATGAAt gatcCCAAAGAAGCTGTAGAGCTTGCCtctcaagttttaaaatttagacaAGACTCGTTTGAAGCATATTATGCACGTGCAAAGGCAAAAATTGACCTAAG GCTACTGGATGATGCTGCAAGTGATATTGAAGAAGCTTTACATCTGGTGCCGTTCAGCAATAAGCAAGTTCATCACGCTCTAAGGAAATTGCAAGATGACATCAAAGTTatgagttgccaaacttctattGGAAATTTCAGCCAGTCAGAAACAAGCctttaa